Proteins from one Lepidochelys kempii isolate rLepKem1 chromosome 6, rLepKem1.hap2, whole genome shotgun sequence genomic window:
- the TMEM258 gene encoding dolichyl-diphosphooligosaccharide--protein glycosyltransferase subunit TMEM258 — protein MELEAMSRYTSPVNPAVFPHLTVVLLAIGMFFTAWFFVYEVTSTKYTRDIYKELLISLVASLFMGFGVLFLLLWVGIYV, from the exons ATG GAGCTCGAGGCCATGAGCAGATACACCAGCCCGGTGAACCCGGCTGTGTTCCCGCACCTCACCGTGGTGCTGCTGGCCATTGGCATGTTCTTCACTGCCTGGTTCTTCGT CTATGAAGTGACTTCCACTAAGTACACACGGGACATCTACAAGGAACTGCTTATCTCCCTGGTGGCTTCACTTTTCATGGGCTTTGGAGTTCTCTTCTTGCTGTTGTGGGTCGGTATCTATGTGTGA
- the FEN1 gene encoding flap endonuclease 1: MGIHGLAKLIADVAPGAIRENDIKSYFGRKVAIDASMSIYQFLIAVRQGADMLQNEEGETTSHLMGMFYRTIRMVENGIKPVYVFDGKPPQLKSGELAKRTERRAEAEKQLQEAQEAGEEDNVEKFSKRLVKVTKQHNDECKKLLTLMGIPYVEAPGEAEASCATLVKAGKVYAAATEDMDCLTFGSPVLMRHLTASEAKKLPIQEFHLNRVLQDLDLTWEQFVDLCILLGCDYCESIRGVGPKRAVELIKQHKTIEKIVQHIDPKKYPLPENWLHKEAQQLFLQPDVVDPETVELKWSEPDEDGLVLFMCGEKQFNEERIRNGIKRLSKSRQGSTQGRLDDFFKVTGSITSAKRKEPEPKGSAKKKAKGNSAAAAKFKKGK; the protein is encoded by the coding sequence ATGGGAATCCATGGCCTGGCCAAACTGATCGCAGACGTGGCGCCCGGTGCCATCCGAGAGAATGACATCAAGAGTTATTTCGGTCGGAAGGTGGCCATCGACGCCTCCATGAGCATCTACCAGTTCCTGATTGCCGTGCGGCAGGGAGCTGACATGCTGCAGAACGAGGAAGGTGAGACCACCAGCCACCTGATGGGCATGTTCTACCGAACCATTCGTATGGTGGAGAACGGTATCAAACCGGTCTATGTCTTTGACGGCAAGCCCCCCCAGCTGAAGTCGGGCGAGCTGGCCAAGCGGACTGAGCGCCGGGCCGAGGCAGAGAAGCAGCTCCAGGAGGCCCaagaggcaggggaagaggaCAACGTGGAGAAATTCAGCAAGAGGCTAGTCAAGGTGACCAAGCAGCACAATGACGAGTGCAAAAAGCTGCTGACCCTCATGGGCATTCCTTATGTGGAGGCACCAGGTGAGGCTGAAGCCAGCTGTGCCACCTTAGTGAAAGCTGGCAAAGTCTATGCAGCTGCCACTGAGGACATGGATTGCCTGACCTTTGGCAGCCCCGTGCTGATGCGGCACCTTACAGCCAGTGAGGCCAAGAAGCTGCCTATCCAGGAATTCCACCTGAACCGCGTCCTGCAGGACCTAGACCTAACAtgggagcagtttgtggacctgTGCATCCTTCTGGGCTGTGACTACTGCGAGAGCATACGTGGCGTTGGGCCCAAGCGTGCTGTGGAGCTCATCAAGCAGCATAAGACCATTGAAAAGATTGTGCAGCACATAGATCCCAAGAAGTACCCCCTGCCTGAGAACTGGCTGCACAAGGAGGCCCAGCAACTCTTCCTACAGCCTGACGTGGTGGACCCGGAGACCGTGGAGCTGAAGTGGAGCGAGCCAGATGAGGATGGGCTTGTCCTTTTTATGTGTGGGGAGAAGCAGTTCAACGAAGAACGGATCCGCAATGGGATCAAGAGGCTGAGCAAGAGCCGCCAAGGTAGCACTCAGGGCCGGCTGGATGACTTCTTCAAGGTGACTGGCTCCATCACCTCAGCCAAGCGTAAGGAGCCAGAACCCAAGGGCTCGGCCAAGAAGAAAGCAAAGGGCAATAGTGCAGCAGCAGCGAAGTTCAAAAAGGGGAAATAA